ACGCCGTGAAAAAAGGTGGCGCCATGGCAAGCTCTTATGTAGGTGGATTAAGCGGAGCCTTCATCCCGGTTAGTGAAGACGAAGGGATGATCGAAGGAGTAATGGAAGGATCCCTTTCCCTATCAAAACTTGAAGCGATGACATGCGTCTGCTCCGTAGGCCTTGATATGATCGCACTTACTGGTGACGCTTCCCCTGCAACGTTATCCGGCATCATCGCCGACGAAGCAGCAATCGGCATGATTAATAAGAAAACAACAGCCGTACGTGTCATTCCGGTACCAGGAAAAGAAGAAGGCGAAATGGTCGAATTCGGCGGATTACTAGGCCGCGCTCCTGTTATGGGCGTTAATCCATACAGCAGCGAAGGCTTCGTGAATCGCGGCGGTCGCATTCCTGCTCCTCTTCAGTCGTTGATAAACTAGATTTTTGTGGACTGCCCAGACTTGGTTTGGGCAGTTTTTTTTGTTTGAGTGGGGGGTGGCTCGAGTGGCGGGGTAGCGGCTCGAGAGCAGGGTAGCGGCTCAAGCTGGCGATAAGAGGCTCGAGGTCCGGGGGCCGAGGCTCAAGTAGAGAGAAAGCTACTCAAGTGAGGCCCCTGCTGGCTCAAGAAAAGAGAAAACCGACTCAAGCATCAAAAAAATAAGCTCAAGAAAAGAGCGAGCTGACTCGAGTACAAGAAAAGCGACACGAGAAGCGGACGTAGCGGCTCAAGCTTTCGAAAAGAGGCTCGAGTCCGGGGTAGCGGCTCAAGTAGAGAAAAAGCGACTCAAGAGAGGCCTCAACTGGCTCAAGAAAAGAGAAAACCGACTCAAGCATCAAAAAAATAAGCTCAAGAAAAGAACGAACTGACTCGAGTACAAGAAAAGCGACACGAGAAGCGGACGTAGCGGCTCAAGCTGGCGAAAAGAGGCTCGAGTCCGGGGTAGCGGCTCAAGTAGAGAAAAAGTGACTCAAGCCAGGCTCCCAAAGGCTCAAGAAAAGTGAAAACCGACTCAAGCATCAAAAAAATAAGCTCAAGAAAAGAACGAACTGACTCGAGTACAAGAAAAGCGACACAAGAAGCGGACGTAGCGGCTCAAGCTGGCGAAAAGAGGCTCGAGTCCGGGGTAGCGGCTCAAGTAGAGAAAAATCGACTCAAGAGAGGTCTCAACTGGCTCAAGAAAAGAGAAAATTGACTCACTCATCAAAAAAATAAGCTCAAGTAAAGAACGAACTGACTCGAGTACAAGAAAAGCGACACGAGAAGCGAACGACCCGACTCAAGCTGGCGAAAAGCGGCTCGAGTCCGAGGTAGCGGCTCAAGCTAGCGAAAACTGGCTCAAGCCCACCCACTCCACCACACTAAAACCGCCCACAACCCCAACTTCCAAACCCACAAAAAAACAGGCTGATGCACTCAGCCTGTATACCGGTTATGAATATTGTTCTTTTTCTGAGTAGGGAAGCGAAACTCGGTCACTTCTAAGGAAAGAGCGAGGTAGCGGTCTTTGAAGCAGTCGTCCAAGAAGGTTTTGGCGGCTTCAAATAGGGACTCGCTCGTTGCTTTCAATACTTCTTCACTTCGTCCGGCGCCTACTTTTAGCTCAATATGGACGAAGGCGTCATCTTCCGTTCCGTCGGCGACCACATAGTCGGTTAGCTTCACAGCTCTTGAGCGGATCCCGCCCGTTGGGAAATGGTCGCTTTCTACGAGGACGTGATTTAGTGATTTCAGCAAGGAACGGAAGTTTAGATCGGCTAAGTTATCGGTGTATTCCACTATGATATGAGGCAATGGGTCATTCCTCCTTTAGGATACGGGAGCAGGATGCTCTTCGATAATCGTATTGGTTAAGCGTCCGATGCCTTCAATTTCAGTGACGACTTTATCGCCAACATTGACCTTCGTCGGGCCTTTAGGCGTGCCTGTTAGAATGATGTCTCCTTCATTTAAGGTCATGAAGCTGCTTAAATACTCAATTAAATAAGGGACGGAGAAGATCATATCTTTTGTGCTGCCGACTTGCTCGAGCTCTCCATTCACATACGTGCGAAGGGCGAGGTTCATAGGGTCACCGATATCATCTCGGTCGACGATCCATGGCCCGATTGGCGTACAGTTGTCCCGGTTTTTGACCCGGAAGTTAGGACGATAGTAATTTTCCAAATAATCGCGGAAGGCGTAGTCGTTTGCGATGGTATAGCCAGCGACATAATCGTACGCTTCTTCTTTCGTAATATGCTTCCCTTGCCGTCCGATGACGACAGCCAGTTCACACTCGTAGTGCATGTGGGTCACGTCAGTCGGGCGAGGGGTTTCCCCTTGGTGACCGACGAGTGTATTGGGTCCTTTTAAGAAAACAAGTGGTTCGTCTGGGGCGTTAAAAGCGAGTTCTGACGCGTGATCGGCGAAATTTAGGCCAAGGGCGAAGATCGTTCCGGCATCAACTGGTGGGAGCCAGACCACTTCTGACTCTTGTGCTGTTTGACCGGTTTCTAAAACGAGTTGATCGCCTTCTACGACTGCCTCACATACATTTCCTTTATAGCTTACACGTGCTTTCTTCATCGATTGCCCTCCTTTACATACGAATGCTCAGAAACAAAATGATTCGTCAGTGCGCCGATCTCATCAATTTGAATGCGCACCTCATCCCCGGATTGAACGCGAGGGGCGCCGGGTGGAAGGCCGACTAGTAATACATCCCCTTTAGAGAAAGTCATAAAGGAGGACACGTCCGCAATCAATTTACCGACAGGGCGGACCAATTCAGATGTAGAGTGTTCCTGACGTAGGGCGCCGTTTACATAAATCCGAATGCCGAGGTCATCTGGGTTTATGACGTCATCTTTCGATACAATCCAGGGGCCTGCTGCACAGAAGCCATCTCTTGATTTCTCTTTTATAGCAGGGCGATGAATGCTTTCGTGTGGAATCGAAATATCGTTTACAATTGTGTATCCGCTTACATAATCGAGTGCATTTTTCTCTTGTACTTTACTCGTGGTACGGCCGAACACAATCGCAAGGCTCGCTCCAATTTCGACTTCTGTTTCACCATCTGGTATGGCGATGTTTGTTTCTGGGCCTGTAAATGTATTACGAGGCTTCATATATAAGACCGGTGCTTCTGGTGGTTTTTTGTATGGATCTTCGTGGAGGGATAGGCCAAACTCATCTAGATTCCCTTTGTAGTTCATCGCTGTCCCGTACACATTTCCAGATAGAGGGAAGTCTAAACGCAGGGCTTCCTCTCCGTCAGAGAGCGTTCCTTTTGCAGGGTCAACCATCATTTCTTTAGCCTGCGGAACACCGCTTAACTGAACCATTGCTTTCTTCATCAGGATTTCCTCCTCTAAACCAGATTCGAATCACGTCTATCATAAACATAAAGATTCTAAAAATTCAAATCTTTTCTACTGAAGATTTTTTACCGGTTCAAATTGTTCAATAAACTTTCTGGCAGCGACAGATAGGAACCGATCTTTCATCCATACAATCGCTGGTTCTGCCTGAATGGTCGCATCATGAATGCCGATCACGCGGATGCCGGGATCGTATCGATCTTTCAGCGAAGCTTCCGGCACGATGGTTGCTCCAACCCCTGAAGATACGAGGGAAAGGAGCATCGTGACATCGGGGCATTCGCAGATTACGTCTGCCTCGAATCCGTGGTGCCGGCATTCTTCTAATATGATCTCGTATTGGCCAATTCCACTCAACCTATGTAGCAAAAGGAGGGGGAGCTCTTCTAAAGCGCCCATCGAGACACTTTCCACTCCAGGTGCAAAGTGGGACCAGCTCTCTGGAACGACCAGGACGTAAGGTTCAGGAGGCAGGTGAAGAATAGAGAAATCCTCACTATCGACAGGAAGCCGAACGATGGCAAGCTCAATTTCCCGGTTTCGTAAACTGTCAGATAAGAATGATGTGTCTCCTTCCTGGAGCTTGTAACGGAGCTTGGGGTGTTCGTCACGGAAGGTTTTTAATCTTGGCGGGAGGTAGGAGAAACATGATTTCACAGATCCGAGTGAAAGGGTTCCTCGAATGCCTTCACCGGTTTCTTTCACTTCTGTGACAAGGTCGTCCATTTCGTGGAGAATTTTTTCGGCTCGTTGATACAGCACGCGTCCAGCCTCTGTTAGTTCAAGGGTTCGGCCGTTTCGCTCGACAAGACTCACTTCAAGCTCAGCTTCCAATTGTTTTAACTGCTGGCTCAGTGGAGGCTGAGCAATATGAAGACGTTTGGCCGCACGGGTAATCTGTCGTTCCTGGGCGATGACATAAAAGTAGCGCAGCTGACGAATGTCCATCGTTCCAACTCCTATTCGCTATATTTTTTCCCTATGAAAGTTAGACTTTTTAGATATTTTAAATCTATCGTAGCACATGCTATCGTTAAAATGACAAATATTTCAGAAAAATATAAATCTTTTTCGGAGCAAGAGAGGAGTTTTTTCATGAATATTCAAGAAGCGAAACAGCGACTAAGAGGGTCAATCGCGCCGATTGTCACTCCTTTTAAGAAAGATCATTCAATTGATTTTGAAGCATTCAGGAAGCTCATTCACTGGCATATTGCAAGTGGGACGCACGGAATTTCGGTTACGGGAACGACAGGGGAGCCGAGTTCATTGACGGTGGAAGAACGAGTAGATGTGATGAAAGAAGCACATACAGCCATTAACGGGCGAGTGCCATTTGTGCCCGGGACAGGATCAACGAATCACCAGGAGACGATGTATCTGACGAAGAAAGCTCAAGAGATTGGAGCGGATGCCGCGCTCGTTATTGTTCCTTATTACAATAAGCCTTCTCAGCATGCGCTTTATAAACATTTTAAGACGGTTGCAGACGCTGTGGATATTCCGATTATCGTGTACAACATTCCTGGACGTACGGCGACGAACTTGCATGTTGAAACCCTTGCGAAGCTTAGCCGTGACTGTGAGAACATTATCGGAGTGAAAGAATCAAATAAAGACTTTGAGCATATTAACCGTGTTTTACTGAACTGCGGTCGTGATTTCCTTCTGTATTCAGGTATTGAACTGCTTTGCTACCCGATGCTTGCGATAGGGGGAGCTGGCCATATTAGCGCGACGGCGAATGTTGTACCGGATAAAGTCGCTGAAATCTATGATGCGTGGGTAGAAGGGGATGTGAAACGAGCGCAGGATCTTCACTATGATCTGATGCCGTTAAATGATGTTCTCTTTAAAGATACGAACCCGGCTCCACTGAAAGCAGCACTTGGAATGATGGGCAAAATCAATCCTGATCTTCGTCTGCCGATGGACCTGCCAACAGGAACCCTTCAGGATGAGATTCGTTCCGTATTGGCTGACTATGTCGAGATCGCTGATGGAATTGGGTTAAAGTAAAAATTTTTACTAGGTTAAGAAAGCGTTTACAAAAAGGAGGTCTAAACGTTGAGTAATCAGTTGCAGGACAAAACAGAAATGGTAAAAGACATCCTGGAAAACGTTCAGGATGTGAAGTTATATATCAATGGTTCGTTCGTTGAGGCGACGAGTGGGAAAGCATTTGAGAATTTGAATCCCTTTACAAACGAAACGATCAACCAGGTGGCAGAAGGGGATACGGCCGATATCGATGAAGCGGTAAGAGCTGCGAAGGCGGCGTTTAAAGGGGAATGGGGTCAGATGAAAGTGAAAGAGCGTCTGGCCTACATTTACAAGATTGCCGACTTGATTGATGAGCATATTCATGAGATTGCCCCGCTTGAGTCTTATGATACAGGGCTTCCGATCAGCCAGACGAAGAAGATGGTTGCTCGTGCTGCTCAGAACTTCCGGTTTTATGCTGAAATGGTATCCGCTCGCCTTGTGGGAGATGCGTATCCCGTTGACGATGAATTCTTGAACTATACCATTCACAAGCCAGTCGGTGTCGCCGGGCTCATTACGCCCTGGAATGCGCCGTTCATGCTTGAAACGTGGAAGATTGCTCCGGCACTCGCGACAGGGAACACCGTCATCTTAAAACCTGCTGAGTGGTCACCGCTTACGGCAAACCGATTAGCGGAGATCATTGACCAGGCTGGACTGCCAGATGGCGTGTTCAATGTTGTGCACGGATTCGGGGAAACAGCAGGCGCGTCACTCGTCGCTCACCCGGATGTGCAACTTATTTCTTTTACAGGGGAAACGACGACAGGATCTGAAATTATGCGAAACGGCGCCGATACGCTTAAGCGCTTTTCCATGGAGCTTGGCGGGAAGTCGCCAATTATTGTTTTTGATGATGCCGATTTTGACCGAGCCTTAGA
The nucleotide sequence above comes from Pontibacillus chungwhensis. Encoded proteins:
- a CDS encoding 5-carboxymethyl-2-hydroxymuconate Delta-isomerase, giving the protein MPHIIVEYTDNLADLNFRSLLKSLNHVLVESDHFPTGGIRSRAVKLTDYVVADGTEDDAFVHIELKVGAGRSEEVLKATSESLFEAAKTFLDDCFKDRYLALSLEVTEFRFPTQKKNNIHNRYTG
- a CDS encoding fumarylacetoacetate hydrolase family protein; translation: MKKARVSYKGNVCEAVVEGDQLVLETGQTAQESEVVWLPPVDAGTIFALGLNFADHASELAFNAPDEPLVFLKGPNTLVGHQGETPRPTDVTHMHYECELAVVIGRQGKHITKEEAYDYVAGYTIANDYAFRDYLENYYRPNFRVKNRDNCTPIGPWIVDRDDIGDPMNLALRTYVNGELEQVGSTKDMIFSVPYLIEYLSSFMTLNEGDIILTGTPKGPTKVNVGDKVVTEIEGIGRLTNTIIEEHPAPVS
- the hpaI gene encoding 2,4-dihydroxyhept-2-ene-1,7-dioic acid aldolase, encoding MNIQEAKQRLRGSIAPIVTPFKKDHSIDFEAFRKLIHWHIASGTHGISVTGTTGEPSSLTVEERVDVMKEAHTAINGRVPFVPGTGSTNHQETMYLTKKAQEIGADAALVIVPYYNKPSQHALYKHFKTVADAVDIPIIVYNIPGRTATNLHVETLAKLSRDCENIIGVKESNKDFEHINRVLLNCGRDFLLYSGIELLCYPMLAIGGAGHISATANVVPDKVAEIYDAWVEGDVKRAQDLHYDLMPLNDVLFKDTNPAPLKAALGMMGKINPDLRLPMDLPTGTLQDEIRSVLADYVEIADGIGLK
- the hpaE gene encoding 5-carboxymethyl-2-hydroxymuconate semialdehyde dehydrogenase — translated: MVKDILENVQDVKLYINGSFVEATSGKAFENLNPFTNETINQVAEGDTADIDEAVRAAKAAFKGEWGQMKVKERLAYIYKIADLIDEHIHEIAPLESYDTGLPISQTKKMVARAAQNFRFYAEMVSARLVGDAYPVDDEFLNYTIHKPVGVAGLITPWNAPFMLETWKIAPALATGNTVILKPAEWSPLTANRLAEIIDQAGLPDGVFNVVHGFGETAGASLVAHPDVQLISFTGETTTGSEIMRNGADTLKRFSMELGGKSPIIVFDDADFDRALDACTWGIFSFNGERCTANSRLFIHEAIYDKFVAALKERVDNIIVGDPLDEGTQIGPLAHKTHYNRVLSYLDIAKEEGCDVYSGTVPESYKSGNYVAPTLLLGADNKMRIAQEEIFGPVMTVIPFKDEEEVIEKANDIRYGLAGYVWTKDIKRGHRVAQAVDAGMLWVNSQNVRDLRTPFGGSKHSGIGREGGYYAFEFYTEQQVIHVALGDHHIPQFGKKK
- a CDS encoding LysR family transcriptional regulator gives rise to the protein MDIRQLRYFYVIAQERQITRAAKRLHIAQPPLSQQLKQLEAELEVSLVERNGRTLELTEAGRVLYQRAEKILHEMDDLVTEVKETGEGIRGTLSLGSVKSCFSYLPPRLKTFRDEHPKLRYKLQEGDTSFLSDSLRNREIELAIVRLPVDSEDFSILHLPPEPYVLVVPESWSHFAPGVESVSMGALEELPLLLLHRLSGIGQYEIILEECRHHGFEADVICECPDVTMLLSLVSSGVGATIVPEASLKDRYDPGIRVIGIHDATIQAEPAIVWMKDRFLSVAARKFIEQFEPVKNLQ
- a CDS encoding fumarylacetoacetate hydrolase family protein; this encodes MKKAMVQLSGVPQAKEMMVDPAKGTLSDGEEALRLDFPLSGNVYGTAMNYKGNLDEFGLSLHEDPYKKPPEAPVLYMKPRNTFTGPETNIAIPDGETEVEIGASLAIVFGRTTSKVQEKNALDYVSGYTIVNDISIPHESIHRPAIKEKSRDGFCAAGPWIVSKDDVINPDDLGIRIYVNGALRQEHSTSELVRPVGKLIADVSSFMTFSKGDVLLVGLPPGAPRVQSGDEVRIQIDEIGALTNHFVSEHSYVKEGNR